The Rhizobium rhododendri nucleotide sequence TCAAGCGCGGTGTAGGTCTTGCCGTCAAAGGTGAAGCGGGCGGTCTTGGCGGGCGTCAGGCGGCCGGCGCCCGGGATACGATTGGCGCCGCTCATCGGGCGTCTCCTTCCGTCGCTTCATAGGTTTCGACGGGCGCGTTGGTGACTGCGGTGGCGTCGATATCGGGCTTCGGTTCGCCGGCCTTGTAGGTCTGCAGGAACTTGTCGCTAACGGTATCGCGAGCCGCGTTGAAGAACCGGCCGCAGCCGTGCATATGCCGCCAGCGCTCGAAAATCAGGCCCTTCGGATTATCGCGCAGGAAAAAGAACTCCTCGAATTCCTCGTCCGAGATCGCGGCAATATCGGTCGGGCGCACAATATGGGCATCGCCGCAGTTGCGGAACTCGAGTTCCGAACGCTCTTCCCGACAGTAGGGGCAGTAGATCAGCAGCATGGGGAACTCCCGGCCCGATGGGTATGACTTATGTGACGTGTGGCGGCAGGACGGAGAGTGGCCCGGATGTGGCGGCCTGCCCCCCTCTGTCCCTTCGGGACATCTCCCCTACAAGGGGGGAGATCATTCATTTCCCTTATGAAAACCGGCGTCGATGGTGATCTCCCCCCTTGTAGGGGAGATGTCACCGACGGTGACAGGGAGGGATGGCTCCGAACTCGAGACATCGTTGCCATCAATGCGCCACCGCCGCAGCTGCCGCTTCGTCGATCAGCCGGCCGGACCGGAAGCGGTCCAGCGCCAGGCCGGCGGAAAACTTGTGCGGTTCGTCTCGGGCGATCAGGTGGGCAAACAGATGGGCCGAGCCCGGCGTTGCCTTGAAGCCGCCCGTGCCCCAGCCGCAATTGACGTAAAGCCCCGGCACCGGCGTCCTCGACTGGATGGCCGAGCGATCCGGCGTATTGTCGACGATACCGCCCCAGGAGCGCATCATCTTGACGCGCCGAAACATCGGGAAAAGTTCGCAGATCGCATCGAGCGTATGGGTTATGATCTGCAGGCCGCCAGTCTGGGAGTAGGAATTGTACTGGTCGGTACCGGCCCCAATTACCAGCTCGCCCTTGTCGGACTGCGAAATATAGGCATGCACGGTGTTCGACATGACGACGCAGGGGAAAATCGGCTTCAGCGGCTCGGACACCAGCGCCTGCAGCGGCGTCGACTGCAGTGGCACGCGGACATCGGCCATCTTCATCACGGTCGTCGTGTGGCCGGCAGCGGAAACGCCGATCTTCTTCGTGCCGATCAGGCCGCGTGTCGTATCGACGCCGGTGACCTCGCCGTTCGGCCCGCGCCGGATGCCGGTGACTTCGCAATTCTGGATGATGTGCACGCCACGGTCGGCCGCAGCGCGGGCATAGCCCCAGGCGACGGCATCGTGACGCGCAGTACCGCCACGGCGCTGCAGGGCTGCACCGTTGATCGGATAGCGGGCGCTGGCCGAGATATCGAGCGGCGGACAGAAAGCCTTTGCCTGCTCTGGCGTCATCCACTCGTTGTCGATGCCGTAGAGCCGGTTGGCATGGATATGGCGCTTGAACGACTGCTGGTCGTGGACGTTGTGCGACAGCATCATCACGCCGCGCGGCGAATACATGACGTTGTAGTTAAGCTCCTGGCTCAGCCCTTCCCAAAGCTTCAGCGAGTGCTCGTAGATGTGCATGCTCTCTTCATAGAGATAGTTCGAGCGGATGATGGTGGTGTTGCGGCCGGTATTGCCGCCGCCGAGCCAGCCCTTCTCGATGACAGCGACATTGGTTATGCCGTGCTCCTTGGCCAGATAATAGGCCGCCCCAAGCCCGTGCCCCCCGGCGCCGATGATGACGACATCGTATTCCTTGCGCGGCACGGGCGAGGTCCACTGGGCGTCCCAGCCTTTGTGTCCACGTAACGCCTCGCGAGCCACGGCAAAAACCGAGTATTTCCGCATTCGCACTTACTCCTTGGGGAAGAGCTCTTCCAATGGGCCATACAAATCGCAAATCGAAAACCGACACAACGGTTCTTTTGCGACGCATTTGACGCAGGTGTCGACACGGCGGGAATTGGGGAGGGATTGCGGGGGACTTGCGAGCGGATAGGCTACAGTTTACGAACCATGAACTTGTCTTTAACTGCGATATTACGGCCAGAAACTGCCAGCACCATCATGGATGGATTGCCTACACGATGTGAGGTAATGAGTTCCTTCACCATGCGTGCTAAGACAACCTTGATTTGGAGTCGATCATGGCAGAAACTACCATAGAATGGACAGACGCAACTTGGAACCCAATAGCAGGTTGCACGATAATGAGCGCTGGATGCACAAATTGCTACGCCATGCGGATGGCAGCGCGTCTGGAAGCGATGGGTGTTGAAAAATATCAAGGCCTAACTCGGAAATCAGGCGGCCGAGCAAAATGGACTGGTGCACTCTATCTTGATGAGAACGCTCTCCAAATACCGGCGTCCTGGTCTCGTCCACGGAATGTATTCGTCAACTCGATGTCTGACTTATTTCACCCCGACGTGCCCGCCAGCTTTGTTGGCAAAGTCTGGTCGGTCATGGCGGAAACACCTCGGCACACATACCAAATTCTGACCAAGCGCCCTGACAGGATGGCGAGCATTCTGCGAAACGACTTCCCTGTTCTACCAAACGTTTGGTTGGGTACCAGCGTA carries:
- a CDS encoding sarcosine oxidase subunit delta; translated protein: MLLIYCPYCREERSELEFRNCGDAHIVRPTDIAAISDEEFEEFFFLRDNPKGLIFERWRHMHGCGRFFNAARDTVSDKFLQTYKAGEPKPDIDATAVTNAPVETYEATEGDAR
- a CDS encoding sarcosine oxidase subunit beta family protein → MRKYSVFAVAREALRGHKGWDAQWTSPVPRKEYDVVIIGAGGHGLGAAYYLAKEHGITNVAVIEKGWLGGGNTGRNTTIIRSNYLYEESMHIYEHSLKLWEGLSQELNYNVMYSPRGVMMLSHNVHDQQSFKRHIHANRLYGIDNEWMTPEQAKAFCPPLDISASARYPINGAALQRRGGTARHDAVAWGYARAAADRGVHIIQNCEVTGIRRGPNGEVTGVDTTRGLIGTKKIGVSAAGHTTTVMKMADVRVPLQSTPLQALVSEPLKPIFPCVVMSNTVHAYISQSDKGELVIGAGTDQYNSYSQTGGLQIITHTLDAICELFPMFRRVKMMRSWGGIVDNTPDRSAIQSRTPVPGLYVNCGWGTGGFKATPGSAHLFAHLIARDEPHKFSAGLALDRFRSGRLIDEAAAAAVAH
- a CDS encoding DUF5131 family protein, translating into MAETTIEWTDATWNPIAGCTIMSAGCTNCYAMRMAARLEAMGVEKYQGLTRKSGGRAKWTGALYLDENALQIPASWSRPRNVFVNSMSDLFHPDVPASFVGKVWSVMAETPRHTYQILTKRPDRMASILRNDFPVLPNVWLGTSVEDGRVTHRLDDLRLVPAALRFVSFEPLIGSVSAGHLTGIQWAIVGGESGPNARPMDSVWIDEIFDMCTDSDTTFFFKQWGGYNKKKNGRSYRGRTWDGMPSIAA